One genomic segment of Acanthochromis polyacanthus isolate Apoly-LR-REF ecotype Palm Island chromosome 9, KAUST_Apoly_ChrSc, whole genome shotgun sequence includes these proteins:
- the glula gene encoding LOW QUALITY PROTEIN: glutamate-ammonia ligase (glutamine synthase) a (The sequence of the model RefSeq protein was modified relative to this genomic sequence to represent the inferred CDS: inserted 1 base in 1 codon), translating into MAVSASASLSKAVKKQYMELPQGEKVQAMYIWIDGTGEGLRCKTRTLDSEPKSIEDLPEWNFDGSSTYQSEGSNSDMYLIPAAMFRDPFRQDPNKLVLCEVIKYNRKPAESNLRLTCKKVMDMVEDQHPWFGMEQEYTILGTDGHPFGWPSNGFPGPQGPYYCGVGADKAYGRDIVEAHYRACLYAGVQICGTNAEVMPAQWEFQVGPCEGINMGDHLWVARFILHRVCEDFGVVASFDPKPIPGNWNGAGCHTNFSTKEMREDGGLKAIEDSIEKLGKRHRYHIRAYDPKGGXDNARRLTGHHETSNINEFSAGVANRGASIRIPRSVGQEKKGYFEDRRPSANCDPYAVTEALIRTCLLSEEGDEPADY; encoded by the exons ATGGCCGTGTCCGCCAGCGCCAGTTTGAGTAAAGCTGTGAAGAAGCAGTACATGGAGCTCCCTCAGGGGGAGAAAGTCCAGGCCATGTACATTTGGATTGATGGAACCGGAGAGGGGCTCCGATGCAAAACCAGAACGCTTGATTCCGAGCCTAAAAGCATCGAAG ATCTCCCTGAATGGAACTTTGATGGCTCGAGCACCTACCAGTCTGAGGGCTCCAACAGCGACATGTATCTGATCCCTGCTGCCATGTTCCGTGATCCTTTCCGCCAAGACCCCAACAAGCTGGTCCTGTGTGAAGTGATAAAGTACAACCGCAAACCTGCCG AATCCAACCTTCGGCTCACATGTAAGAAGGTGATGGATATGGTGGAGGACCAGCATCCCTGGTTTGGCATGGAGCAGGAGTACACCATCCTGGGCACAGACGGACACCCATTCGGCTGGCCATCTAATGGATTCCCTGGACCTCAAG GTCCATACTACTGTGGTGTGGGAGCTGACAAAGCCTATGGCAGAGACATAGTGGAGGCCCATTACAGAGCTTGTCTGTATGCTGGAGTCCAGATTTGTGGCACAAATGCAGAAGTGATGCCTGCTCAG TGGGAGTTCCAGGTTGGACCTTGTGAAGGGATCAACATGGGCGATCATCTGTGGGTGGCCCGCTTCATCCTGCACCGTGTTTGTGAAGACTTTGGTGTTGTTGCCTCATTTGACCCCAAGCCAATCCCTGGTAACTGGAACGGTGCTGGCTGCCATACAAacttcagcacaaaggagatgAGAGAGGACGGTGGATTAAA GGCTATCGAAGATTCCATTGAGAAGCTTGGGAAGAGGCACCGCTATCACATTCGTGCCTACGACCCCAAAGGGG TCGACAATGCCCGCCGTCTCACCGGCCACCACGAAACTTCAAACATCAACGAGTTCTCCGCCGGTGTGGCCAACCGCGGCGCCAGCATCCGCATTCCTCGCAGCGTTGGCCAGGAGAAGAAGGGCTACTTCGAAGACCGCCGCCCGTCTGCCAACTGCGACCCGTACGCTGTGACCGAGGCCCTGATCCGCACCTGTTTGCTGAGCGAGGAGGGAGACGAACCCGCGGATTACTAA